The following coding sequences lie in one Phalacrocorax aristotelis chromosome 2, bGulAri2.1, whole genome shotgun sequence genomic window:
- the NUP153 gene encoding nuclear pore complex protein Nup153 isoform X3, whose product MASGGGGGGGGKIRTRRYHLGAVKPPYARSKQGIISRVTESVKSIVPAWLQKYFNKSEDECVDTNESTSQEENPVNYHDDYANEDTMVIDGRVTPESARINLEEPSTSRSALNFSDVLTRPSLHRSHLNCTMLDSTVPHCQPSTSSSLGIGSPGLSLVKEIKDSTSQHDDDNISTTSGFSSRASDKDITVSKNTSAPLLWSTEAERAHSLSQHPAASSKKPAFNLSAFGSPSPSLGNTSVFKTSQLGDSPFYPGKTTYGGAAAAARETKARIAPYQPPVRRQMKAKQASVQSYGVTSSTARRILQSLEKMSSPLADAKRIPSSVSSPLSSPVDRSLLNITSFQSKQKQVESQHPPVQKLMTPKAISLSVSRTQYFKPSLTPATDSSKIHQRVDIRHKGMREKSFPAEQQVKPSESNLTYPKFGTPASNGLSSGGGVGGGGGKMRRERGVHYVSKPGQEQQEVEEPVLPKVPLPISTASLPSFNFSFLASSPVSLSPSTVSTAMTNKVQPASNVGSPVFRFSSPIVKSTETEVLPPLSIGFTFSVPVVKSGELSGSSDTPVTSLLTLDTATVNSTSNKKEKEEEYDGLSKPAEVLKEGSVLDILNSPGFTPVKTHSSASAQPVTSTVVYTRPAISSFSAGKDTSKQASSFWQSDTYDPCLQNKTTDGKCVTCQAAKASTVESTKQTISSSQCATSKVAVPTAGTLGFEDKFKTAPNTWDCDTCLVQNKSEATKCVACETPKPGTGVMPALTLPAVTDNAVTVTSSSSGTDTTVTLGFGDKFKKPKGSWDCAVCLVSNKAEDSKCVACQSEKPGSSVPVTSSSVSAFSASSGGFLDLDKFKKPEGSWDCEVCLVQNKAEATKCVACESAKPGTKAELKGFGTSAASTNAAMPSFTFSVQSSSSDSSQTLGSMGNFKFGEQGSFKFGIASESASSNTTTGGFKFPVSSGDFKFGVSSSDSKSEDGKKEGKSNSFTFGLPSTSSQAPSTFQFGTVSLGQQEKKEEPVLGGFGFGTSSTSSIATNENKTGVSGFTFGTVAEKEVASPGLVFKKSDEKKDETLSTKGGFSFGSVEAAPASQFVLGRTEEKQDSVTSATPLPFGKKADNEELKAQPIFSAGTAEHTKEESAAKPIFNFSFVKPSEKESEQAKTSFAFGAQTSTSDQGAAKPSFSFLSSSSSSTGVPATSANSSSVFGSAISSSNPQPVPTPFVFGQPSNTVSSSVFGNSAEPAASQSFGFSQENKPTTTSSSTGTALTSFLFGSGASGANTANSGFTFGATTTSSSTGSSNSFLFGSGPPAPAAGPAFGTSQPPAFGQSQGSSQPSAPSFGSLSTTLFSAGAQPAPPAFGSVTSSTQPSMFGQQATQQPGFGSGTTGAGSLFQFGSNTSSFNFANNPRVFTFGANPPAPAAPAQPSGSSGFSFSQPPAFTVGTNGKNVFSASGSSVSGRKIKTAVRRRK is encoded by the exons GGAATCATTAGCAGAGTGACAGAATCGGTGAAGAGCATTGTACCAGCATGGTTACAGAAGTATTTCAATAAAAGTGAAGATGAATGTGTAGATACAAATGAATCTACAAGCCAGGAAGAGAATCCAGTGAACTATCACGATGATTATGCAAATGAAGATACCATGGTGATTGATGGGAGAGTCACGCCTGAATCAGCAAGAATTAATTTAGAAG AACCATCCACGAGTAGATCTGCATTGAACTTCTCAGATGTATTAACAAGGCCGTCTCTTCATCGGAGCCATTTGAACTGTACCATGTTGGATTCCACAGTACCACATTGTCAGCCCTCTACATCATCTTCACTTGGCATTGGCAGTCCTGGACTGTCtcttgtaaaagaaataaaagattctACCTCTCAGCATGATGACGATAACATCTCAACAACCAGTGGCTTCTCCTCTAGAGCGTCTGATAAAG ATATCACAGTTTcaaaaaatacttcagcacCACTGCTCTGGTCCACAGAGGCTGAAAGAGCTCATTCCCTCTCACAGCATCCTGCAGCTAGCTCTAAAAAACCTGCATTCAATTTATCTGCTTTTGGATCTCCCTCTCCT TCGCTTGGAAACACTTCTGTCTTTAAGACAAGCCAGCTTGGGGATTCTCCTTTTTATCCTGGAAAGACCACTTACGgtggtgcagctgcagcagcaagggagACAAAAGCGCGAATTGCTCCTTATCAG CCACCAGTAAGAAGACAAATGAAAGCTAAACAAGCAAGCGTGCAATCCTATGGTGTGACAAGTTCCACAGCACGGCGCATCTTGCAGTCATTGGAGAAGATGTCAAGTCCTTTGGCG GATGCTAAAAGGATTCCATCTTCTGTTTCTAGTCCGCTGTCTTCT CCTGTGGACAGGAGCCTGCTGAATATTACTAGCTTCCAATCCAAACAAAAACAG GTGGAATCACAGCATCCACCTGTCCAGAAACTCATGACACCAAAGGCAATCTCTCTGTCAGTGAGCCGGACCCAGTATTTTAAACCATCTTTGACTCCAGCTACTGATTCCAGCAAAATTCACCAGAGAGTAGATATAAGGCACAAA GGCATGAGAGAGAAGAGTTTTCCTGCAGAACAGCAAGTAAAACCATCTGAAAG CAATTTGACCTACCCCAAATTTGGTACTCCTGCATCCAATGGTCTGTCTTCAGGAGGAGGAGTGGGTGGTGGCGGTGGCAAgatgagaagggaaagaggAGTACACTATGTATCAAAACCTGGACAAGAACAACAG GAAGTGGAAGAACCAGTACTACCGAAAGTACCCCTACCCATCAGTACTGCATCACTGCCTTCGTTCAACTTCAGTTTTCTTGCCAGTAGTCCTGTCTCACTGTCACCAAGCACTGTTTCAACAGCAATGACGAACAAG gTACAACCAGCAAGTAATGTTGGCAGTCCTGTGTTCAGATTTTCATCTCCAATTGTGAAATCTACTGAGACGGAAGTGCTACCTCCGTTGTct ATTGGGTTTACATTTAGTGTTCCTGTTGTAAAATCAGGAGAGCTTTCTGGATCCAGTGATACACCAGTGACGTCCTTACTTACTCTAG ataccGCCACTGTAAACAGCACCAGcaataagaaggaaaaagaagaagaatatGATGGCCTCTCCAAACCTGCAGAGGTCTTAAAGGAAGGAAGTGTGTTAGACATTCTAAACAGCCCCG gctTTACGCCTGTGAAAACACACTCCTCTGCATCTGCACAGCCTGTTACAAGCACGGTGGTCTATACAAGGCCTGCAATAAGTagtttttctgcaggaaaagacACTTCTAAACAAGCATCCTCATTTTGGCAGTCTGACACGTATGACCCAtgcctgcaaaacaaaaccacagatgGCAAATGTGTAACATGCCAAGCTGCTAAAGCATCAACAGTTGAGAGTACGAAACAGACGATAAGCTCAAGTCAATGTGCCACCTCTAAGGTGGCAGTCCCTACAGCAGGGACGTTGGGTTTTGAAGACAAATTTAAAACAGCGCCCAACACATGGGATTGTGATACCTGTCTGGTCCAGAACAAATCCGAAGCTACAAAATGCGTAGCGTGTGAGACACCAAAGCCTGGAACAGGAGTAATGCCTGCTCTGACGTTGCCGGCGGTCACAGACAACGCGGTGACAGTGACATCCTCCTCCAGCGGCACTGACACAACAGTCACTTTGGGGTTTGGAGACAAATTTAAGAAGCCAAAAGGCTCTTGGGACTGTGCGGTGTGCCTTGTATCAAATAAGGCAGAAGACAGCAAATGTGTAGCTTGTCAGTCCGAGAAACCAG ggAGTTCAGTGCCTGTGACTAGTAGCagtgtttctgcattttctgcttcttctggaGGATTTCTGGATTTAGACAAATTCAAGAAGCCCGAAGGAAGCTGGGATTGTGAGGTCTGCTTGGTCCAAAACAAAGCGGAAGCCACAAAATGTGTAGCCTGTGAAAGTGCAAAGCCAGGCACCAAAGCAGAGCTCAAAG gttttgGGACCTCTGCTGCGTCCACAAATGCTGCAATGCCATCATTTACATTCAGTGTCCAGTCATCCTCCTCTGATTCTTCTCAAACATTAGGTAGCATGGGAAACTTTAAATTTGGAGAACAAGGGAGCTTCAAGTTTGGCATTGCCTCTGAATCTGCATCCTCCAACACTACGACTGGGGGATTTAAGTTTCCTGTTAGTTCAGGGGACTTCAAATTTGGAGTTTCTTCCTCAGACTCTAAATCAGAAGACGgtaaaaaagaaggtaaaagtAACAGTTTTACCTTTGGACTTCCATCTACAAGCAGTCAGGCTCCTTCAACATTTCAGTTTGGGACAGTGAGCCTGggacagcaggaaaagaaagaggaaccAGTTTTGGGAGGCTTTGGTTTTGGCACGAGTTCTACTTCTTCCATAGCTACCAATGAGAATAAAACCGGAGTCAGTGGCTTCACTTTTGGAACTGTGGCAGAGAAGGAGGTAGCATCACCGGGTCTTGTGTTTAAGAAATCAGATGAGAAAAAGGATGAAACCCTTTCAACAAAGGGAGGGTTCTCTTTTGGCAGTGTAGAGGCTGCACCTGCCTCACAGTTTGTTTTGGGAAGGacagaagagaaacaggacTCTGTCACTTCTGCCACTCCATTACCGTTCGGAAAGAAAGCTGACAATGAAGAGTTGAAGGCACAACCTATCTTTTCGGCTGGGACGGCTGAGCATACCAAAGAGGAGAGCGCAGCAAAACCTATATTCAATTTTAGTTTCGTTAAACCATCAGAGAAGGAAAGTGAGCAGGCAAAGACATCTTTTGCATTTGGGGCACAAACCAGTACTTCAG ACCAAGGAGCAGCAAAGCCATCCTTCAGCTTCTTGAGCTCAAGTTCCTCCAGCACAGGTGTACCCGCCACTTCAGCCAACAGCAGCAGTGTTTTTGGCAGTGCCATCTCCTCCTCAAATCCTCAGCCAGTTCCCACTCCCTTCGTGTTTGGACAGCCCAGCAACACTGTGAGCAGCTCTGTCTTTGGCAATTCTGCAGAACCTGCAGCATCCCAGTCATTTGGCTTCTCTCAAGAAAACAAGCCAACAACCACATCTTCCAGCACCGGCACGGCTCTTACTTCATTTCTCTTTGGTTCGGGAGCCAGCGGTGCCAATACAGCAAATTCAGGCTTTACCTTTGGGGCCACAACCACGTCAAGTTCAACAG GGTCGTCCAATTCGTTCCTGTTTGGCTCTGGGCCTCCGGCGCCTGCTGCCGGCCCAGCGTTCGGCACCAGCCAGCCACCAGCATTTGGCCAGAGCCAAGGGTCCAGCCAGCCAAGCGCTCCAAGTTTTGGATCGCTGTCGACAACGTTGTTTTCAGCCGGCGCtcagcctgctcctcctgccttcgGCTCGGTGACGAGCAGTACTCAGCCCTCCATGTTCGGACAGCAAGCGACCCAGCAGCCAGGGTTTGGCTCCGGTACCACCGGTGCTG GTTCTCTATTCCAATTTGGAAGTAATACGTCTAGTTTCAACTTTGCAAATAACCCCAGAGTATTTACTTTTGGTGCGAATCCTCCTGCACCAGCAGCACCGGCACAACCTTCTGGCTCTTCAGGATTTTCATTCAGCCAGCCTCCAGCATTTACAGTGGG GACTaatgggaaaaatgttttctctgcctctggATCTTCAGTTTCTGGTCGGAAGATAAAGACTGCAGTTAGACGTAGAAAATAA
- the NUP153 gene encoding nuclear pore complex protein Nup153 isoform X2, whose protein sequence is MASGGGGGGGGKIRTRRYHLGAVKPPYARSKQQGIISRVTESVKSIVPAWLQKYFNKSEDECVDTNESTSQEENPVNYHDDYANEDTMVIDGRVTPESARINLEEPSTSRSALNFSDVLTRPSLHRSHLNCTMLDSTVPHCQPSTSSSLGIGSPGLSLVKEIKDSTSQHDDDNISTTSGFSSRASDKDITVSKNTSAPLLWSTEAERAHSLSQHPAASSKKPAFNLSAFGSPSPSLGNTSVFKTSQLGDSPFYPGKTTYGGAAAAARETKARIAPYQPPVRRQMKAKQASVQSYGVTSSTARRILQSLEKMSSPLADAKRIPSSVSSPLSSPVDRSLLNITSFQSKQKQVESQHPPVQKLMTPKAISLSVSRTQYFKPSLTPATDSSKIHQRVDIRHKGMREKSFPAEQQVKPSESNLTYPKFGTPASNGLSSGGGVGGGGGKMRRERGVHYVSKPGQEQQEVEEPVLPKVPLPISTASLPSFNFSFLASSPVSLSPSTVSTAMTNKVQPASNVGSPVFRFSSPIVKSTETEVLPPLSIGFTFSVPVVKSGELSGSSDTPVTSLLTLDTATVNSTSNKKEKEEEYDGLSKPAEVLKEGSVLDILNSPGFTPVKTHSSASAQPVTSTVVYTRPAISSFSAGKDTSKQASSFWQSDTYDPCLQNKTTDGKCVTCQAAKASTVESTKQTISSSQCATSKVAVPTAGTLGFEDKFKTAPNTWDCDTCLVQNKSEATKCVACETPKPGTGVMPALTLPAVTDNAVTVTSSSSGTDTTVTLGFGDKFKKPKGSWDCAVCLVSNKAEDSKCVACQSEKPGSSVPVTSSSVSAFSASSGGFLDLDKFKKPEGSWDCEVCLVQNKAEATKCVACESAKPGTKAELKGFGTSAASTNAAMPSFTFSVQSSSSDSSQTLGSMGNFKFGEQGSFKFGIASESASSNTTTGGFKFPVSSGDFKFGVSSSDSKSEDGKKEGKSNSFTFGLPSTSSQAPSTFQFGTVSLGQQEKKEEPVLGGFGFGTSSTSSIATNENKTGVSGFTFGTVAEKEVASPGLVFKKSDEKKDETLSTKGGFSFGSVEAAPASQFVLGRTEEKQDSVTSATPLPFGKKADNEELKAQPIFSAGTAEHTKEESAAKPIFNFSFVKPSEKESEQAKTSFAFGAQTSTSDQGAAKPSFSFLSSSSSSTGVPATSANSSSVFGSAISSSNPQPVPTPFVFGQPSNTVSSSVFGNSAEPAASQSFGFSQENKPTTTSSSTGTALTSFLFGSGASGANTANSGFTFGATTTSSSTGSSNSFLFGSGPPAPAAGPAFGTSQPPAFGQSQGSSQPSAPSFGSLSTTLFSAGAQPAPPAFGSVTSSTQPSMFGQQATQQPGFGSGTTGAGSLFQFGSNTSSFNFANNPRVFTFGANPPAPAAPAQPSGSSGFSFSQPPAFTVGTNGKNVFSASGSSVSGRKIKTAVRRRK, encoded by the exons cagGGAATCATTAGCAGAGTGACAGAATCGGTGAAGAGCATTGTACCAGCATGGTTACAGAAGTATTTCAATAAAAGTGAAGATGAATGTGTAGATACAAATGAATCTACAAGCCAGGAAGAGAATCCAGTGAACTATCACGATGATTATGCAAATGAAGATACCATGGTGATTGATGGGAGAGTCACGCCTGAATCAGCAAGAATTAATTTAGAAG AACCATCCACGAGTAGATCTGCATTGAACTTCTCAGATGTATTAACAAGGCCGTCTCTTCATCGGAGCCATTTGAACTGTACCATGTTGGATTCCACAGTACCACATTGTCAGCCCTCTACATCATCTTCACTTGGCATTGGCAGTCCTGGACTGTCtcttgtaaaagaaataaaagattctACCTCTCAGCATGATGACGATAACATCTCAACAACCAGTGGCTTCTCCTCTAGAGCGTCTGATAAAG ATATCACAGTTTcaaaaaatacttcagcacCACTGCTCTGGTCCACAGAGGCTGAAAGAGCTCATTCCCTCTCACAGCATCCTGCAGCTAGCTCTAAAAAACCTGCATTCAATTTATCTGCTTTTGGATCTCCCTCTCCT TCGCTTGGAAACACTTCTGTCTTTAAGACAAGCCAGCTTGGGGATTCTCCTTTTTATCCTGGAAAGACCACTTACGgtggtgcagctgcagcagcaagggagACAAAAGCGCGAATTGCTCCTTATCAG CCACCAGTAAGAAGACAAATGAAAGCTAAACAAGCAAGCGTGCAATCCTATGGTGTGACAAGTTCCACAGCACGGCGCATCTTGCAGTCATTGGAGAAGATGTCAAGTCCTTTGGCG GATGCTAAAAGGATTCCATCTTCTGTTTCTAGTCCGCTGTCTTCT CCTGTGGACAGGAGCCTGCTGAATATTACTAGCTTCCAATCCAAACAAAAACAG GTGGAATCACAGCATCCACCTGTCCAGAAACTCATGACACCAAAGGCAATCTCTCTGTCAGTGAGCCGGACCCAGTATTTTAAACCATCTTTGACTCCAGCTACTGATTCCAGCAAAATTCACCAGAGAGTAGATATAAGGCACAAA GGCATGAGAGAGAAGAGTTTTCCTGCAGAACAGCAAGTAAAACCATCTGAAAG CAATTTGACCTACCCCAAATTTGGTACTCCTGCATCCAATGGTCTGTCTTCAGGAGGAGGAGTGGGTGGTGGCGGTGGCAAgatgagaagggaaagaggAGTACACTATGTATCAAAACCTGGACAAGAACAACAG GAAGTGGAAGAACCAGTACTACCGAAAGTACCCCTACCCATCAGTACTGCATCACTGCCTTCGTTCAACTTCAGTTTTCTTGCCAGTAGTCCTGTCTCACTGTCACCAAGCACTGTTTCAACAGCAATGACGAACAAG gTACAACCAGCAAGTAATGTTGGCAGTCCTGTGTTCAGATTTTCATCTCCAATTGTGAAATCTACTGAGACGGAAGTGCTACCTCCGTTGTct ATTGGGTTTACATTTAGTGTTCCTGTTGTAAAATCAGGAGAGCTTTCTGGATCCAGTGATACACCAGTGACGTCCTTACTTACTCTAG ataccGCCACTGTAAACAGCACCAGcaataagaaggaaaaagaagaagaatatGATGGCCTCTCCAAACCTGCAGAGGTCTTAAAGGAAGGAAGTGTGTTAGACATTCTAAACAGCCCCG gctTTACGCCTGTGAAAACACACTCCTCTGCATCTGCACAGCCTGTTACAAGCACGGTGGTCTATACAAGGCCTGCAATAAGTagtttttctgcaggaaaagacACTTCTAAACAAGCATCCTCATTTTGGCAGTCTGACACGTATGACCCAtgcctgcaaaacaaaaccacagatgGCAAATGTGTAACATGCCAAGCTGCTAAAGCATCAACAGTTGAGAGTACGAAACAGACGATAAGCTCAAGTCAATGTGCCACCTCTAAGGTGGCAGTCCCTACAGCAGGGACGTTGGGTTTTGAAGACAAATTTAAAACAGCGCCCAACACATGGGATTGTGATACCTGTCTGGTCCAGAACAAATCCGAAGCTACAAAATGCGTAGCGTGTGAGACACCAAAGCCTGGAACAGGAGTAATGCCTGCTCTGACGTTGCCGGCGGTCACAGACAACGCGGTGACAGTGACATCCTCCTCCAGCGGCACTGACACAACAGTCACTTTGGGGTTTGGAGACAAATTTAAGAAGCCAAAAGGCTCTTGGGACTGTGCGGTGTGCCTTGTATCAAATAAGGCAGAAGACAGCAAATGTGTAGCTTGTCAGTCCGAGAAACCAG ggAGTTCAGTGCCTGTGACTAGTAGCagtgtttctgcattttctgcttcttctggaGGATTTCTGGATTTAGACAAATTCAAGAAGCCCGAAGGAAGCTGGGATTGTGAGGTCTGCTTGGTCCAAAACAAAGCGGAAGCCACAAAATGTGTAGCCTGTGAAAGTGCAAAGCCAGGCACCAAAGCAGAGCTCAAAG gttttgGGACCTCTGCTGCGTCCACAAATGCTGCAATGCCATCATTTACATTCAGTGTCCAGTCATCCTCCTCTGATTCTTCTCAAACATTAGGTAGCATGGGAAACTTTAAATTTGGAGAACAAGGGAGCTTCAAGTTTGGCATTGCCTCTGAATCTGCATCCTCCAACACTACGACTGGGGGATTTAAGTTTCCTGTTAGTTCAGGGGACTTCAAATTTGGAGTTTCTTCCTCAGACTCTAAATCAGAAGACGgtaaaaaagaaggtaaaagtAACAGTTTTACCTTTGGACTTCCATCTACAAGCAGTCAGGCTCCTTCAACATTTCAGTTTGGGACAGTGAGCCTGggacagcaggaaaagaaagaggaaccAGTTTTGGGAGGCTTTGGTTTTGGCACGAGTTCTACTTCTTCCATAGCTACCAATGAGAATAAAACCGGAGTCAGTGGCTTCACTTTTGGAACTGTGGCAGAGAAGGAGGTAGCATCACCGGGTCTTGTGTTTAAGAAATCAGATGAGAAAAAGGATGAAACCCTTTCAACAAAGGGAGGGTTCTCTTTTGGCAGTGTAGAGGCTGCACCTGCCTCACAGTTTGTTTTGGGAAGGacagaagagaaacaggacTCTGTCACTTCTGCCACTCCATTACCGTTCGGAAAGAAAGCTGACAATGAAGAGTTGAAGGCACAACCTATCTTTTCGGCTGGGACGGCTGAGCATACCAAAGAGGAGAGCGCAGCAAAACCTATATTCAATTTTAGTTTCGTTAAACCATCAGAGAAGGAAAGTGAGCAGGCAAAGACATCTTTTGCATTTGGGGCACAAACCAGTACTTCAG ACCAAGGAGCAGCAAAGCCATCCTTCAGCTTCTTGAGCTCAAGTTCCTCCAGCACAGGTGTACCCGCCACTTCAGCCAACAGCAGCAGTGTTTTTGGCAGTGCCATCTCCTCCTCAAATCCTCAGCCAGTTCCCACTCCCTTCGTGTTTGGACAGCCCAGCAACACTGTGAGCAGCTCTGTCTTTGGCAATTCTGCAGAACCTGCAGCATCCCAGTCATTTGGCTTCTCTCAAGAAAACAAGCCAACAACCACATCTTCCAGCACCGGCACGGCTCTTACTTCATTTCTCTTTGGTTCGGGAGCCAGCGGTGCCAATACAGCAAATTCAGGCTTTACCTTTGGGGCCACAACCACGTCAAGTTCAACAG GGTCGTCCAATTCGTTCCTGTTTGGCTCTGGGCCTCCGGCGCCTGCTGCCGGCCCAGCGTTCGGCACCAGCCAGCCACCAGCATTTGGCCAGAGCCAAGGGTCCAGCCAGCCAAGCGCTCCAAGTTTTGGATCGCTGTCGACAACGTTGTTTTCAGCCGGCGCtcagcctgctcctcctgccttcgGCTCGGTGACGAGCAGTACTCAGCCCTCCATGTTCGGACAGCAAGCGACCCAGCAGCCAGGGTTTGGCTCCGGTACCACCGGTGCTG GTTCTCTATTCCAATTTGGAAGTAATACGTCTAGTTTCAACTTTGCAAATAACCCCAGAGTATTTACTTTTGGTGCGAATCCTCCTGCACCAGCAGCACCGGCACAACCTTCTGGCTCTTCAGGATTTTCATTCAGCCAGCCTCCAGCATTTACAGTGGG GACTaatgggaaaaatgttttctctgcctctggATCTTCAGTTTCTGGTCGGAAGATAAAGACTGCAGTTAGACGTAGAAAATAA